In one Agrobacterium tumefaciens genomic region, the following are encoded:
- a CDS encoding SRPBCC family protein, producing the protein MPVMQSRIIHLSIEKPWSHVYDFASDPQNMPRWAAGLGGGLKPDGEDWIAEGGPLGEVRVNFAPTNEFGVIDHVVTLPDGVKVYNALRVTPNGSGTEVSFTLLRLQGMTDEDFEQDARAVTADLETLKALLEKD; encoded by the coding sequence ATGCCTGTCATGCAGTCGAGAATCATTCATCTGTCGATCGAAAAACCCTGGAGCCATGTCTACGACTTCGCCTCCGACCCGCAGAACATGCCGCGCTGGGCGGCAGGTCTTGGCGGTGGGCTGAAGCCGGACGGCGAAGACTGGATCGCCGAGGGCGGGCCGCTTGGCGAGGTGCGCGTCAATTTCGCGCCCACAAACGAGTTCGGCGTCATCGACCATGTCGTGACCTTGCCGGATGGCGTGAAGGTTTATAACGCGCTACGGGTAACGCCGAACGGCAGCGGCACGGAGGTGAGTTTCACCCTGCTTCGCCTTCAGGGCATGACGGACGAGGATTTCGAGCAGGATGCAAGAGCGGTCACGGCCGATCTCGAAACGCTGAAGGCGCTGCTCGAAAAGGATTGA
- a CDS encoding VOC family protein, protein MTTNTNDRQIDYVEFNVADIERSKEFYGGAFGWSFKDYGPQYCEFSDGRLTGGFTTTAPVSAKGGPLVILYAADIEDVQRRVEAAGGQISVAIFAFPGGRRFHFTDPDGYELAVWSRN, encoded by the coding sequence ATGACCACGAATACGAACGACCGGCAGATCGACTATGTCGAATTCAACGTCGCCGATATCGAACGCAGCAAGGAGTTTTACGGTGGCGCCTTCGGCTGGTCCTTCAAGGATTACGGTCCGCAATACTGCGAGTTTTCCGATGGCCGGCTGACCGGCGGTTTCACCACCACGGCGCCGGTCTCGGCCAAGGGCGGACCGCTCGTCATTCTCTACGCCGCCGATATCGAGGATGTGCAGCGCCGCGTCGAAGCCGCCGGCGGGCAGATCAGCGTTGCGATCTTCGCCTTTCCCGGCGGGCGCCGTTTTCATTTCACCGATCCGGACGGATACGAACTGGCCGTCTGGTCGAGAAATTGA
- a CDS encoding VOC family protein yields the protein MTLTTPPFSLVGIDHIVFIVDDMTRALDFYRNVLGCRDGYSYPALGMEQVWSGNALIVLWDVTHPGGTKATPPVAGGRNVDHICIATGPLNHDALRAHLAKFNVTIEQEAFHGGARGMGHSFYFRDPFGNKIELKGPAEYPDGRAENA from the coding sequence ATGACTTTGACAACACCGCCTTTTTCGTTGGTCGGTATCGATCATATCGTCTTCATCGTCGACGACATGACGCGGGCGCTCGATTTTTACCGGAACGTGCTGGGGTGTAGGGATGGTTACTCTTACCCTGCTCTCGGGATGGAACAAGTCTGGAGCGGCAATGCCCTGATCGTGCTGTGGGATGTCACGCACCCCGGTGGCACAAAGGCCACTCCGCCCGTCGCCGGAGGTCGTAATGTCGATCACATCTGCATAGCGACCGGTCCTCTGAACCATGATGCGCTTCGCGCCCATCTGGCGAAATTTAACGTCACGATAGAACAGGAAGCCTTTCACGGCGGCGCGAGAGGAATGGGACATTCGTTCTATTTCCGTGATCCCTTCGGCAACAAGATCGAGTTGAAGGGACCAGCCGAATATCCGGATGGACGGGCGGAAAACGCCTGA
- the ccoP gene encoding cytochrome-c oxidase, cbb3-type subunit III, which translates to MSEKHIDDISGVETTGHEWDGIRELNNPMPRWWVWTFYATILWAIGYTIAFPAWPLINGATQGLLGWSSRGEIAADMAEAKQSQSVYVDRIANSSLAEIQADPTLRQFALSGGAAAFKVNCIQCHGSGAEGGQGYPNLNDDDWMWGGSVDDIYTTVKHGIRFADDADTRASEMPAFSDILQSNEIREVAAYVVSLTGTPSNPALVEPGKQLFADNCASCHGEDAKGNREFGAPNLADAIWLKSHGEEGIVSQIRSPKHGVMPAWGERLGDTTVKQLAIFVHSLGGGE; encoded by the coding sequence ATGTCCGAAAAACACATTGATGACATCAGCGGCGTCGAAACCACCGGCCATGAATGGGACGGTATCCGCGAGCTGAACAATCCCATGCCGCGCTGGTGGGTCTGGACCTTCTATGCAACGATCCTCTGGGCGATTGGCTACACCATCGCCTTTCCGGCATGGCCGCTGATCAATGGCGCGACGCAGGGCTTGCTCGGCTGGAGCAGCCGTGGCGAGATCGCGGCCGACATGGCCGAAGCGAAACAGTCGCAGAGCGTCTATGTCGACAGGATCGCCAACTCGTCGCTTGCTGAAATTCAGGCAGATCCGACCCTGAGGCAATTTGCCCTTTCCGGCGGCGCTGCCGCTTTCAAGGTCAATTGCATTCAGTGTCACGGTTCGGGCGCGGAAGGCGGGCAGGGCTATCCCAACCTCAACGATGACGACTGGATGTGGGGCGGCAGCGTCGACGACATCTATACGACGGTGAAGCACGGCATTCGTTTTGCCGACGATGCGGATACGCGCGCTTCGGAAATGCCGGCCTTTAGCGATATCCTCCAGTCGAATGAAATCCGCGAGGTTGCCGCCTATGTCGTCAGTCTCACCGGCACCCCCTCCAACCCGGCGCTGGTGGAGCCCGGCAAGCAGCTCTTTGCCGACAATTGCGCCTCCTGCCACGGGGAAGACGCCAAGGGCAATCGCGAATTCGGCGCGCCCAATCTGGCCGACGCGATCTGGTTAAAGTCGCATGGGGAGGAAGGCATCGTCTCGCAGATCCGTTCGCCCAAGCACGGCGTCATGCCCGCATGGGGTGAGCGTCTGGGTGACACGACCGTCAAGCAGCTGGCAATCTTCGTGCATTCGCTTGGTGGGGGCGAATGA
- a CDS encoding CcoQ/FixQ family Cbb3-type cytochrome c oxidase assembly chaperone, with protein METYTAMRHFADSWGLLAMTLFFAGVVVFTLRPGSKKAADDAASIPLRED; from the coding sequence ATGGAAACCTACACGGCCATGCGCCACTTCGCCGATAGCTGGGGCCTGCTTGCCATGACCCTGTTCTTTGCCGGCGTCGTCGTTTTCACCCTTCGCCCCGGCTCGAAAAAGGCCGCGGACGATGCCGCCAGCATTCCGCTTAGGGAGGACTAA
- the ccoO gene encoding cytochrome-c oxidase, cbb3-type subunit II — protein MSILDKHGVIERNATLLLVGSLLVVSIGGIVEIAPLFYLENTIEKVEGMRPYTPLELAGRNIYIREGCYVCHSQMIRPFRDEVERYGHYSLAAESMYDHPFQWGSKRTGPDLARVGDRYSNEWHVQHLADPRSVVPESIMPSYAFLKTTPLKITDVSMELKANRAVGVPYSDEMIEKSAADLAAQADPNADSSELLVRYPKAKVGDFDGDPAKLTEMDALVAYLQMLGTLVDFSTYDDAAGYR, from the coding sequence ATGTCCATACTCGACAAACACGGCGTCATCGAACGCAACGCTACACTCCTCTTGGTCGGCTCCCTGCTGGTGGTCTCCATCGGCGGCATCGTGGAAATCGCCCCGCTCTTCTATCTCGAAAACACCATTGAGAAGGTGGAGGGCATGCGACCCTATACGCCGCTGGAGCTCGCCGGGCGCAACATCTACATCCGAGAGGGATGTTACGTCTGCCACAGCCAGATGATCCGGCCGTTCCGCGACGAGGTGGAGCGTTACGGGCATTATAGCCTGGCGGCTGAATCCATGTACGACCATCCGTTCCAGTGGGGCTCCAAGCGCACGGGCCCGGACCTCGCGCGTGTCGGCGATCGTTATTCGAACGAATGGCATGTGCAGCATCTGGCCGATCCGCGCTCGGTGGTGCCGGAATCGATCATGCCCTCCTATGCGTTCCTGAAGACCACGCCGCTGAAGATCACCGACGTTTCCATGGAGCTGAAGGCCAACCGCGCCGTCGGCGTTCCCTATAGCGACGAAATGATCGAAAAATCCGCCGCCGATCTGGCCGCCCAGGCTGACCCGAATGCGGATTCGTCGGAACTCCTGGTGCGTTATCCCAAGGCGAAGGTGGGTGATTTCGATGGCGATCCGGCCAAGCTTACCGAAATGGATGCTCTGGTCGCCTATCTGCAGATGCTCGGCACGCTGGTCGATTTCTCGACTTATGACGATGCCGCCGGATACCGGTGA
- the ccoN gene encoding cytochrome-c oxidase, cbb3-type subunit I: MNYTLETAIVALGAFLALLGAAFAHDSLFAAHMWVLFFTLLVSTVLLLRRVSFAPVDPAARVRLKSQYFDEVVKYGVIATVFWGVVGFLVGVVVALQLAFPDLNIAPYFNFGRVRPLHTSAVIFAFGGNALIATSFYVVQRTCRARLFGGNLGWFVFWGYNLFIIMAATGYLLGITQGREYAEPEWYVDIWLTIVWVAYLVTFLGTILTRKEPHIYVANWFYLSFIVTIAMLHIVNNLAIPVSFLGVKSYSAFSGVQDALTQWWYGHNAVGFFLTAGFLGMMYYFIPKQVNRPVYSYRLSIIHFWALIFMYIWAGPHHLHYTALPDWAQTLGMVFSIMLWMPSWGGMINGLMTLSGAWDKIRTDPIVRMMVMAVAFYGMATFEGPMMSIKAVNSLSHYTDWTIGHVHSGALGWNGMITFGAIYYLTPKLWGRERLYSLQLVNWHFWLATLGIVIYAAVMWVAGIQQALMWREYDSQGFLVYSFAESVAALFPYYVMRALGGLMFLSGALIMAYNVTMTILGHQRDEGIHTDAEASAQPAETRSLQPAE; this comes from the coding sequence ATGAATTACACGTTAGAAACCGCGATCGTGGCCCTTGGGGCCTTTCTCGCGTTGCTCGGGGCAGCCTTTGCCCATGACAGTCTTTTCGCCGCCCATATGTGGGTGCTGTTCTTTACGCTTCTGGTCAGCACGGTGCTTCTGCTGCGCCGCGTGTCCTTCGCGCCTGTCGATCCCGCCGCACGCGTGCGGCTCAAGTCGCAATATTTCGATGAGGTGGTGAAATACGGCGTCATCGCCACCGTGTTCTGGGGTGTCGTCGGTTTTCTGGTTGGTGTCGTCGTGGCGCTTCAGCTCGCCTTTCCCGATCTCAACATCGCGCCCTATTTCAATTTCGGCCGCGTACGGCCCCTGCACACCTCTGCGGTAATCTTCGCTTTCGGGGGAAATGCGCTGATCGCCACATCCTTCTACGTGGTGCAGAGAACCTGTCGCGCGCGCCTGTTCGGCGGCAATCTCGGCTGGTTCGTGTTCTGGGGCTACAATCTTTTCATCATCATGGCCGCTACCGGCTATCTCCTGGGCATTACGCAGGGCCGTGAATATGCCGAGCCGGAATGGTATGTGGATATCTGGCTGACCATCGTCTGGGTCGCCTATCTCGTCACCTTCCTCGGCACGATCCTGACGCGCAAGGAGCCGCATATCTATGTGGCGAACTGGTTCTATCTGAGCTTCATCGTCACCATCGCCATGCTGCATATCGTCAACAATCTGGCGATTCCGGTTTCCTTCCTCGGCGTCAAGAGCTACTCGGCCTTCTCCGGCGTGCAGGATGCGCTGACGCAATGGTGGTACGGCCATAACGCCGTCGGTTTCTTCCTCACCGCCGGCTTCCTCGGCATGATGTATTATTTCATCCCGAAGCAGGTGAACCGTCCGGTCTATTCCTACCGTCTGTCGATCATCCACTTCTGGGCGCTGATCTTCATGTATATCTGGGCCGGTCCGCACCACCTGCACTATACGGCGCTGCCGGACTGGGCGCAGACGCTCGGCATGGTGTTTTCGATCATGCTGTGGATGCCGTCCTGGGGCGGGATGATCAACGGCCTGATGACGCTTTCAGGCGCCTGGGACAAGATCCGCACCGATCCCATCGTGCGCATGATGGTGATGGCGGTTGCCTTTTACGGCATGGCGACCTTCGAGGGGCCGATGATGTCGATCAAGGCCGTCAACTCGCTCAGCCACTATACCGACTGGACCATCGGCCATGTGCATTCGGGCGCTCTCGGCTGGAACGGCATGATCACCTTCGGGGCGATCTATTACCTGACGCCGAAACTCTGGGGCAGGGAGCGTCTTTACAGTCTGCAACTCGTCAACTGGCACTTCTGGCTCGCCACGCTCGGCATCGTCATTTACGCCGCCGTCATGTGGGTGGCCGGCATCCAGCAGGCGCTGATGTGGCGCGAATATGATAGCCAGGGATTCCTCGTTTATTCCTTCGCGGAATCGGTCGCGGCGCTGTTCCCCTATTACGTGATGCGTGCATTGGGCGGTCTGATGTTCCTCAGCGGCGCGCTCATCATGGCCTACAACGTCACGATGACCATTCTCGGTCATCAACGCGACGAAGGTATCCACACGGATGCCGAGGCTTCGGCGCAGCCCGCCGAAACCCGTTCGCTACAGCCCGCTGAATAA
- the cobU gene encoding bifunctional adenosylcobinamide kinase/adenosylcobinamide-phosphate guanylyltransferase, which yields MTDKNRSVFILGGARSGKSRFAEELAGNAGGHLHYLATGRAWDDEMRDRIDHHQARRGGEWTTHEAPVDIAGVLAQLDGPDNVILIDCLTLWLTNLMMENADIEAAFAALETAIISTRAKLILVSNEVGLGIVPENRMAREFRDHAGRLHQRVAAIAGEVYFVAAGLPLKMKG from the coding sequence ATGACAGATAAAAACCGCTCCGTTTTCATTCTTGGCGGTGCGCGCTCGGGCAAGTCCCGTTTCGCCGAAGAGCTGGCGGGGAATGCCGGCGGCCATCTGCATTATCTGGCCACCGGCCGGGCATGGGACGATGAAATGCGCGATCGCATCGATCACCATCAGGCGCGGCGCGGCGGGGAATGGACAACCCATGAAGCGCCCGTGGATATCGCCGGCGTGCTTGCCCAGCTTGACGGGCCGGACAACGTGATCCTCATCGACTGCCTGACATTGTGGCTCACCAATCTGATGATGGAAAATGCCGATATCGAGGCCGCCTTTGCCGCGCTTGAGACGGCGATCATATCCACCAGAGCGAAACTCATTCTCGTCTCCAACGAGGTCGGTCTCGGCATCGTGCCGGAGAACCGCATGGCGCGGGAATTTCGCGATCATGCGGGGCGGCTGCACCAGCGTGTCGCCGCCATTGCCGGCGAGGTCTATTTCGTCGCTGCGGGTCTGCCATTGAAGATGAAGGGCTGA
- a CDS encoding DUF599 domain-containing protein: MTIMDYISIVVFIVLWAVYTHVTTGRTLFSRTSLNQAMAERRREWIMNSLKRDLKMIDTQIMAGLQNGTAFFASTSIFAIGGCFALLGATEQVESVFRDMPFVHYAGRTAFELKVIGLTCLFGYSFFKFGWSYRLFNYCTILFGAIPMVHDVNSDREAAERAAENVIKMNIIAAKNFNDGLRTIFLSIGYLGWFISPYVFIASTVIIIVALLRRQFFSEARRAIMEENRP; encoded by the coding sequence ATGACCATCATGGACTATATTTCGATCGTCGTTTTCATAGTGCTGTGGGCCGTCTATACGCATGTCACGACGGGAAGGACGCTGTTTTCGAGAACCAGCCTCAATCAGGCCATGGCCGAGCGCCGGCGTGAGTGGATCATGAACTCCCTCAAACGCGACCTGAAGATGATCGACACGCAGATCATGGCCGGCCTGCAGAATGGCACCGCCTTTTTCGCCTCCACCTCCATCTTCGCCATCGGCGGATGTTTCGCTCTTTTGGGAGCGACCGAGCAGGTGGAATCGGTCTTCCGCGACATGCCTTTCGTGCACTATGCCGGACGCACGGCCTTCGAGCTGAAGGTCATCGGGCTCACCTGTCTTTTCGGTTATTCCTTCTTCAAGTTCGGCTGGTCCTACCGTCTGTTCAACTATTGCACGATCCTGTTCGGCGCCATTCCCATGGTCCACGACGTCAATTCGGACCGTGAGGCGGCCGAGCGCGCGGCTGAAAACGTCATAAAGATGAACATCATCGCTGCTAAGAACTTCAATGACGGCCTGCGGACGATCTTTCTGTCCATCGGTTATCTCGGCTGGTTCATCAGCCCTTATGTCTTCATTGCCAGCACCGTCATCATCATCGTGGCGCTGTTGCGCCGTCAGTTCTTTTCCGAGGCGCGCCGCGCCATCATGGAAGAAAACAGGCCTTGA
- a CDS encoding DUF1624 domain-containing protein, with product MDTDTAANENRRKGRIGGLDTLRGLALIAMASYHFTWNLEYFGYLEPGTATTGLWKLYARGIASSFLFLAGFSLFLAHGKGLNWPSFGKRFAMVAGSALLITIATYFAFPDSFIFFGILHNIAAASLVGLLFLRAPAPVTLLFAVIAFALPHYVQSDLFNSKWLAWIGFSTMPPRSNDYVPLLPWLAPFLAGLAVSQFVTPRDWLDRFRSPSSPRNLIASAGRHSLSFYLIHQPVLIGLVYVLSQVAPPPPVDQVELYKSSCEKSCVEQPNGLELCQRFCGCTLEKLQAENLFDTMMEGKLSADQQTKVGEVAQQCTVEAQ from the coding sequence ATGGACACAGACACAGCCGCAAACGAAAACCGCCGCAAAGGCCGCATCGGCGGTCTTGATACATTGCGCGGGCTGGCGCTCATCGCCATGGCATCCTACCACTTCACGTGGAACCTCGAATATTTCGGCTATCTCGAACCCGGCACGGCAACCACGGGCCTCTGGAAGCTCTATGCGCGCGGCATTGCAAGCTCGTTCCTGTTTCTGGCCGGTTTCAGCCTGTTTCTTGCCCATGGCAAAGGCCTGAACTGGCCGTCCTTCGGCAAGCGTTTTGCGATGGTGGCCGGCTCGGCGCTGCTCATCACCATCGCCACGTATTTCGCCTTTCCGGACAGCTTCATCTTTTTCGGCATCCTGCACAATATCGCCGCGGCAAGCCTCGTTGGCCTGCTGTTTCTGCGCGCACCCGCGCCTGTAACGCTGCTTTTTGCAGTGATTGCCTTTGCGCTTCCGCACTATGTTCAATCCGACCTGTTCAACAGCAAGTGGCTGGCCTGGATCGGCTTTTCCACCATGCCGCCGCGTTCGAACGACTATGTGCCGCTCCTGCCGTGGCTTGCCCCCTTTCTTGCCGGGCTCGCGGTTTCGCAATTCGTCACGCCACGCGACTGGCTGGACCGTTTTCGCAGTCCAAGCTCGCCGCGCAATCTGATAGCAAGCGCCGGCCGTCACAGCCTCTCCTTCTACCTCATTCACCAGCCGGTGCTGATCGGCCTTGTCTACGTCCTGTCGCAGGTGGCCCCGCCTCCACCGGTCGATCAGGTCGAGCTTTACAAATCGAGCTGCGAAAAAAGCTGCGTCGAACAGCCGAACGGGCTGGAATTGTGCCAGCGTTTCTGCGGCTGCACGCTGGAAAAACTGCAGGCGGAAAACCTGTTCGACACGATGATGGAAGGCAAGCTCAGCGCCGATCAGCAGACCAAGGTTGGCGAAGTGGCGCAGCAGTGCACGGTTGAGGCGCAGTAG
- a CDS encoding MerR family DNA-binding transcriptional regulator — MDKYYSITELTREFGVSTRTLRFYEDEGLIHPERRGRTRLFRAADRRLIQEILRGRRIGFTISEIREIIHVYKEPPGESGQLVLLMKKVDEKRADLRQKRKDIEETLAELDNVEEACLTRLAEIGVGT, encoded by the coding sequence TTGGACAAGTATTATAGCATAACCGAACTGACACGCGAATTCGGTGTTTCCACCCGCACCTTGCGATTTTACGAGGACGAGGGGCTGATTCACCCTGAGCGTCGCGGGCGCACGAGGCTTTTCAGGGCCGCGGACAGGCGTCTCATTCAGGAAATCCTGCGCGGCCGCCGTATCGGTTTCACGATTTCTGAAATCCGCGAGATTATTCACGTTTACAAGGAGCCCCCGGGCGAATCGGGCCAGCTGGTGCTTCTGATGAAGAAGGTCGATGAAAAGCGTGCCGATCTCCGGCAGAAACGCAAGGATATCGAGGAGACGCTGGCCGAACTCGACAATGTCGAGGAGGCCTGTCTGACGCGGCTTGCCGAAATCGGCGTCGGGACTTGA
- the mgtE gene encoding magnesium transporter, with protein MTDRDDDLVAPEELRPAEALSDIYAEDGSVRSDFLAMVGAAIADRDLLFLRKNVARLHESELGDVLESILPEQRHALVRLLGSDFDMTALTEVDEGIRLDIVDQMSNEQIAAGIGELDSDDAVYILEDLDDEDREDILSQLPFTERVRLMRALDYPESSAGRRMQTEFVAVPPFWTVGQTIDYLREEEELPDSFTQIFVIDPTFKLVGALDLDKVLRAKRQVKIETIMHETNHSIPAEMDQEEAAQLFEQYDLLSAAVVDNNGRLVGVLTIDDVVDVIQEEAEEDLLRLGGVGDEELSDSIASTSRSRVPWLAVNLITAFLSASVISLFDATIQQIVALAILMPAVAGMGGNAGSQTMTVSVRALATKSLDIHNAARIIRREAGVGILNGMLFGCAIGVVAGIWFQDVHIGGIIATAMCLNMLAAALAGILIPLVLDKFGADPAVSSAVFVTAVTDIVGFFAFLGIATWWYGISG; from the coding sequence ATGACAGACCGTGACGACGATCTTGTCGCGCCCGAGGAGTTGAGGCCGGCAGAGGCACTTTCCGATATCTACGCCGAAGACGGGTCTGTCCGTTCGGATTTTCTGGCGATGGTGGGGGCGGCTATTGCCGACCGAGACCTGCTGTTCCTGCGCAAGAATGTTGCGCGGCTGCACGAGTCGGAACTTGGCGACGTGCTCGAATCCATCCTGCCGGAACAACGCCATGCGCTGGTGCGGCTGCTTGGCTCCGATTTCGACATGACGGCGCTGACCGAGGTGGATGAGGGTATCCGCCTTGATATCGTCGACCAGATGTCGAACGAGCAGATCGCTGCCGGTATCGGCGAGCTGGATTCGGACGACGCGGTCTATATTCTCGAAGACCTCGACGACGAGGACCGCGAAGACATTCTCTCGCAGCTGCCGTTCACCGAACGGGTGCGGTTGATGCGGGCGCTGGATTATCCGGAAAGCTCGGCCGGACGTCGCATGCAGACGGAATTCGTCGCCGTGCCGCCGTTCTGGACCGTGGGGCAGACCATCGACTATCTGCGCGAAGAGGAGGAACTGCCCGACTCCTTCACGCAGATATTCGTCATCGACCCCACCTTCAAGCTGGTGGGCGCACTCGATCTCGACAAGGTGCTGCGCGCCAAGCGTCAGGTGAAGATCGAAACGATCATGCATGAGACGAACCACTCGATTCCTGCCGAAATGGACCAGGAGGAGGCGGCGCAGCTTTTCGAGCAATACGACCTTCTTTCCGCAGCCGTGGTTGACAATAACGGACGTCTTGTCGGCGTGCTTACCATCGATGACGTGGTCGACGTTATCCAGGAAGAGGCCGAGGAGGACTTGCTGCGCCTTGGGGGTGTGGGTGACGAAGAACTGTCGGACAGTATCGCCAGCACGTCGCGCTCGCGCGTGCCATGGCTTGCCGTCAACCTCATCACCGCATTTCTGTCCGCCTCGGTCATCAGCCTGTTTGATGCGACCATCCAGCAGATTGTCGCGCTGGCGATTTTGATGCCGGCGGTCGCGGGTATGGGTGGCAATGCCGGATCGCAGACCATGACCGTATCCGTGCGGGCGCTGGCGACCAAGAGCCTCGATATCCACAACGCCGCCCGTATCATCCGTCGTGAGGCGGGTGTCGGCATCCTGAATGGCATGCTGTTCGGCTGCGCCATCGGCGTTGTTGCCGGCATCTGGTTTCAGGATGTCCACATCGGGGGCATCATCGCCACCGCCATGTGTCTCAACATGCTGGCGGCGGCGCTGGCAGGCATTCTCATCCCGCTGGTTCTCGACAAGTTCGGGGCGGACCCGGCCGTTTCTTCGGCGGTCTTCGTCACGGCCGTGACAGATATTGTCGGCTTTTTCGCTTTTCTGGGTATTGCGACCTGGTGGTATGGTATTTCCGGTTAG